The Armatimonadota bacterium genome includes a region encoding these proteins:
- a CDS encoding DNRLRE domain-containing protein — protein MKRLHIFLAVFAVSLCFLLPAQAQTDGQIVLKHGSGGYYGTTDTWIDYSNPSTNYGSSTEMNVKMFSSSPRNSGLIKFDLTGQLPNNPWLRITSATLSLYLVRLEEFGSGDWMYIGPYMIRDYKDWVENQANWNVFKGSTYWATAGCENTTWDRYPNPDSLVYFYYGMAAGIYYNWNVTNSVKKWVEEGKPNNGWLMRAYSHDGGGDVVVFATKEGSLGVRPKLTINYTIIPEPASILALSMGVLTLIGAARRRK, from the coding sequence ATGAAGAGGTTGCATATTTTTCTGGCGGTTTTTGCCGTTTCCCTCTGCTTTTTACTTCCTGCACAAGCCCAAACCGACGGACAGATTGTGCTTAAGCATGGCTCAGGCGGTTATTACGGCACTACTGACACATGGATTGACTATTCTAATCCAAGCACGAACTATGGTTCGTCAACTGAGATGAATGTCAAGATGTTCTCAAGTAGCCCAAGGAATAGCGGCCTCATTAAATTTGACCTTACTGGCCAGCTCCCCAATAATCCTTGGCTGCGTATAACTAGTGCTACGCTTTCGCTATATCTCGTCCGCTTGGAAGAATTCGGGTCTGGCGATTGGATGTACATTGGCCCGTATATGATAAGAGATTACAAAGATTGGGTTGAAAATCAGGCGAACTGGAATGTTTTCAAAGGGTCAACTTATTGGGCTACGGCTGGATGCGAGAATACAACTTGGGATAGGTATCCGAATCCAGACTCGCTAGTTTATTTCTATTACGGCATGGCCGCCGGTATTTACTACAACTGGAATGTTACTAACAGCGTAAAGAAGTGGGTGGAAGAAGGCAAGCCAAATAATGGTTGGTTGATGCGCGCTTACAGCCATGATGGCGGTGGCGATGTTGTAGTGTTTGCAACCAAGGAGGGTTCACTGGGCGTCCGACCAAAATTAACAATCAACTACACAATCATTCCGGAGCCAGCAAGCATTTTGGCGCTCAGCATGGGAGTATTAACCCTGATAGGCGCGGCCCGGCGAAGAAAATAG
- a CDS encoding SGNH/GDSL hydrolase family protein, with the protein MDWIDFPNDGFNVHGLPWFEEDRPVLRRLPERLKDTFRPAVWELAQCPAGGRILFKTDSCQVGLRAKVSDNAVMNHITRIGQSGFDIYVDGFFMGSVSPDAAGNIEAQWNIQKSPKLRDIVIHMPLYKPVELRQIGLDEGSAIKEHKPFAIKKPIIFYGTSITQGGCASTPGTTYQDFISRWLNVDFVNLGFSGNGHGDIEVARAIGEIECACIVVDHWANKGLNYRENLPLFVGELRKSHKLVPIIVTGPFYYCRDDIDDSLHVEQRKTGEEFVKKMNCEGDQNIHFFDGRKMISKKTSFGLVDGVHPNSLGFYLIAKGFTPFLKRVLGLR; encoded by the coding sequence ATGGACTGGATAGATTTCCCCAATGACGGCTTCAACGTACATGGGCTCCCATGGTTTGAAGAAGACCGGCCGGTTTTGAGACGCCTCCCTGAGCGACTGAAGGACACTTTTCGTCCGGCCGTTTGGGAGCTTGCACAATGCCCTGCAGGCGGCAGAATTCTCTTCAAGACTGACTCATGTCAAGTTGGCCTTCGTGCAAAGGTCTCGGATAATGCAGTTATGAACCACATTACCCGAATCGGGCAGAGCGGCTTCGATATTTATGTAGACGGCTTTTTCATGGGGAGCGTTTCCCCTGATGCTGCCGGAAATATTGAAGCGCAGTGGAACATTCAAAAGTCCCCAAAGCTTCGGGACATAGTAATCCACATGCCGCTATACAAACCCGTTGAGCTTAGGCAAATCGGGCTAGACGAGGGTTCTGCCATCAAAGAACACAAGCCCTTTGCAATCAAGAAACCAATCATTTTCTATGGAACTAGCATTACACAAGGCGGTTGCGCCTCGACCCCGGGAACAACTTACCAAGACTTTATCTCCCGCTGGCTCAATGTGGATTTTGTGAATCTTGGGTTCTCTGGCAATGGTCATGGAGATATTGAAGTGGCAAGGGCTATCGGCGAGATCGAATGCGCCTGCATAGTCGTTGACCATTGGGCGAATAAGGGGTTGAATTATCGAGAAAATTTGCCGCTTTTCGTTGGCGAACTTCGAAAATCGCATAAACTCGTGCCAATTATTGTCACCGGACCATTCTATTACTGTCGAGATGATATTGACGACTCACTTCACGTCGAACAACGAAAGACAGGCGAAGAGTTCGTTAAGAAAATGAACTGCGAAGGCGACCAGAATATACACTTCTTCGATGGTCGGAAGATGATCTCCAAGAAAACTAGTTTTGGACTAGTGGACGGGGTTCATCCGAATTCTCTCGGCTTCTATCTTATTGCTAAAGGCTTCACCCCGTTTTTAAAGCGGGTCCTTGGATTAAGATAA
- a CDS encoding fused MFS/spermidine synthase, with protein sequence MIANEMPKSVRVLPYLLFIASGAWGLVYEVTWARYLSLFLGNTTLAHMCVLAGFMSGLALGSFVIGAATRQFRRPLAVYGWLEIAIGLYAIIFPLIIHPIQSFALVATARTDFGSPIALAVKLAASIGVLILPTFLMGGTFPVLMKHFQPESEQKDDKAEWLYLANCVGAVGGTLLAGFMLIPALGMRMTMTTIGAVNIALGLIAVMLGMLRDVTSCSARELAKSGSAARHPLVIPICIAAALSGATAMIYELVWICMFGITLGSSTYSFTLMLAAFITGLALGSLAVGLCRPLSLQALLAFAFAEIAIAFSVAASIPYYERLPYVFWRWSFLLFPTEQTLGMFNLLKYSLCFIVMLVPTFFFGMTLPLAIKAVARRDEDIGRDSGLVYGANTVGTLAGSFLAGIVLIPMLGLRESLQVAVALNMIVGALLLVVSKLPRKWVFTVGASVAITVLLFSLPQWHPASFSRGTFRVRMLPPPETWRAFRSLLSEIKVFYVGEDGSARVAVISAENLKGRYDKLLTINGKPDGTSWGDMPTQVLLGQIPMFFKPDARNVLVIGLGTGATAGSVLTHPNTLVDCVEISPAVARALQYFDDVNWMVRKNPRFNLIIEDARTVAAVTQKKYDVVISEPSNPWMAGVGNLFTLEFFQSLDRILNPGGVLAQWFHSYEMSDELVAIIIRTVRQVFPYVYIFETQANDYILLASRDPISPDFEAMEKRIALDSVKRDLQRISITSLIALLSRQTMSAETAEEVAGVGMVNCDDLPVLEYQAPRSYYIGEVAECMNSNDERKWGNENLFSVQYMRFRKLSKEDYRSLITACLDSRMKHPALLLALLKHYLMEWPNDPEILIEYAKALSSTEPLAALRAAHSAVQIKPNVQSLELEADILLAEVMRRQSVFTPQDFAPILDLLDRAINLDPKNKRLQEKRREVVEMMQ encoded by the coding sequence ATGATAGCAAACGAGATGCCCAAATCGGTTCGAGTTTTACCCTACCTGCTTTTCATAGCCTCGGGTGCTTGGGGCTTAGTGTATGAGGTTACCTGGGCAAGATACCTTTCGTTGTTTCTTGGCAACACGACGCTAGCACACATGTGCGTGTTGGCTGGATTCATGAGCGGTCTTGCACTAGGTAGCTTTGTTATTGGGGCGGCGACACGGCAGTTTCGTCGTCCGCTTGCAGTGTATGGGTGGCTTGAGATAGCAATTGGTCTCTATGCAATCATATTTCCTTTAATAATCCATCCTATTCAGTCTTTTGCGCTTGTGGCGACGGCCAGAACCGACTTTGGCAGTCCAATTGCGCTGGCAGTGAAGCTTGCAGCGTCAATTGGTGTGCTGATTTTGCCAACGTTTCTCATGGGCGGCACATTTCCTGTGTTGATGAAGCACTTTCAGCCCGAATCTGAGCAAAAGGATGATAAGGCTGAGTGGCTTTACCTAGCAAACTGTGTCGGTGCGGTCGGTGGAACGCTTCTTGCAGGCTTTATGCTGATACCGGCACTTGGCATGCGCATGACCATGACGACCATTGGAGCAGTAAATATTGCTTTGGGGTTAATTGCTGTGATGCTCGGCATGTTGCGTGACGTTACTTCGTGTTCTGCTAGAGAACTCGCAAAAAGTGGAAGTGCGGCAAGGCATCCGCTTGTTATTCCCATCTGCATTGCAGCCGCTTTGTCAGGGGCGACTGCGATGATCTACGAACTGGTTTGGATATGTATGTTTGGCATTACACTTGGCAGCTCCACCTACTCATTTACGCTTATGTTGGCGGCATTCATCACAGGTTTGGCACTAGGAAGCCTTGCAGTGGGACTTTGCCGTCCTCTTAGTTTGCAGGCACTTTTAGCATTTGCTTTTGCCGAAATAGCTATTGCTTTCTCAGTGGCTGCAAGTATTCCTTATTATGAAAGATTGCCGTACGTCTTTTGGCGATGGTCCTTCCTTTTATTCCCGACCGAACAAACTTTAGGAATGTTTAACCTGTTGAAATATTCGCTGTGTTTTATTGTAATGTTGGTGCCGACGTTCTTTTTTGGGATGACACTTCCGTTGGCAATAAAAGCGGTCGCGCGAAGGGATGAGGACATTGGTAGAGATAGCGGACTAGTTTACGGTGCGAATACAGTCGGCACTCTTGCTGGGTCATTCTTGGCAGGCATTGTCCTTATTCCTATGCTTGGCCTTCGTGAATCTCTCCAAGTTGCTGTTGCGCTTAATATGATTGTGGGCGCACTTTTACTTGTGGTTTCTAAGTTGCCTCGCAAATGGGTCTTCACTGTTGGCGCATCAGTAGCAATTACAGTGCTCCTTTTCTCGTTGCCCCAATGGCATCCAGCAAGTTTTAGCCGGGGTACATTTCGAGTGAGAATGCTTCCTCCACCCGAAACTTGGCGTGCCTTCCGCTCTTTACTGTCGGAGATAAAGGTTTTTTATGTGGGTGAAGACGGAAGCGCCAGAGTTGCGGTTATTTCTGCTGAAAATTTGAAAGGACGATATGACAAACTACTTACAATCAATGGTAAGCCTGATGGTACATCATGGGGAGATATGCCGACCCAGGTGCTGCTTGGTCAAATCCCTATGTTCTTCAAACCAGATGCAAGAAATGTTTTGGTTATCGGTCTAGGCACGGGTGCTACTGCCGGGAGCGTTCTTACACATCCGAATACCCTTGTGGATTGTGTTGAGATATCACCTGCTGTTGCGAGGGCTTTGCAGTATTTTGACGATGTAAACTGGATGGTAAGGAAAAATCCAAGGTTCAACTTAATCATCGAGGATGCAAGGACGGTAGCCGCGGTTACGCAGAAAAAATACGATGTTGTAATTAGCGAACCGAGCAATCCTTGGATGGCGGGAGTAGGCAACCTCTTCACGCTTGAGTTTTTCCAGTCACTCGATAGAATTCTTAACCCTGGAGGCGTACTAGCACAATGGTTTCATAGCTATGAGATGTCAGATGAACTTGTAGCAATAATTATTCGCACCGTGCGGCAGGTTTTTCCCTATGTGTATATCTTCGAAACCCAAGCGAACGATTACATACTTTTGGCTTCACGCGATCCGATATCACCCGACTTTGAGGCAATGGAAAAGCGGATAGCGCTTGATTCCGTCAAACGAGATCTCCAAAGGATTTCAATAACTTCTTTAATAGCCCTTCTCTCGCGGCAAACGATGTCAGCGGAGACCGCGGAAGAGGTGGCTGGCGTGGGCATGGTGAATTGTGATGACTTGCCTGTGCTAGAATACCAAGCGCCGCGCTCATATTATATTGGTGAAGTCGCCGAATGCATGAACAGCAATGACGAGCGAAAATGGGGTAATGAGAACTTGTTCAGCGTGCAGTATATGCGCTTTCGTAAACTTAGTAAAGAAGATTATCGGTCGCTAATTACGGCATGCCTTGATTCGCGCATGAAACACCCGGCTTTACTTCTTGCGCTGCTAAAACATTATTTAATGGAATGGCCGAATGATCCTGAAATACTTATTGAATATGCGAAAGCATTGAGCTCGACCGAGCCATTAGCAGCTTTACGAGCGGCACATTCTGCGGTTCAAATCAAACCAAACGTACAATCGTTGGAGTTAGAGGCAGACATCCTTTTGGCAGAGGTCATGCGTCGGCAATCGGTATTTACGCCGCAGGACTTCGCTCCTATACTTGACCTTCTCGATCGCGCAATCAACCTTGATCCAAAAAACAAACGCCTGCAGGAAAAGCGGCGGGAGGTTGTTGAGATGATGCAGTAG
- the rpsT gene encoding 30S ribosomal protein S20, whose amino-acid sequence MPNIKSVIKDVKKSRERHLRNVAEKSKIKTFVKKARASIESGDKEAIQQAISAAASVIDKAAEKGIIHKNAAARRKSRLMKAANKVL is encoded by the coding sequence TTGCCGAACATCAAATCGGTAATTAAAGACGTAAAGAAATCCCGTGAGCGGCATCTTCGCAATGTCGCAGAGAAGTCAAAAATCAAAACCTTTGTAAAGAAAGCTAGAGCTTCCATTGAGTCCGGCGACAAAGAGGCGATCCAGCAAGCAATCTCAGCGGCTGCAAGCGTTATCGATAAAGCCGCAGAGAAGGGTATAATTCACAAAAACGCTGCTGCACGCCGCAAATCGAGGCTAATGAAAGCAGCAAACAAGGTACTATAA
- a CDS encoding DUF362 domain-containing protein codes for MSKVLFASARMSELTWKQTLPGKLDIILERLDFAEKLKDKKVCVKMHLGGNVGYSTIHPVFVRRVISFIKAAGGKPFITDNLHWVLTAAERGYTPEVLGCPIIPEAGLNDKYVYTHKINYKNLEEFQIAGEIWDSDFLVCLAHAKGHGNSGYGGSIKNIALGSMVAKSRHCMHMVQHAETYWDASKCTHYIDGCNLCVENCKVKCMRFADDKKLHVGFHECNFCLECNEICPQGALSIREEIAHDFQEVMAIATEIVLNRFPNGNATFINFAIDITPLCDCAGMTTPSLVPDIGIFASNDIVAVEKATLDSIDYRNLLPNTIIPWLILRNIEGHLFKKIHGVDPYVQVYACERRGLGSTNYEIEEI; via the coding sequence ATGAGCAAGGTCCTCTTTGCTTCTGCACGTATGAGCGAGCTTACCTGGAAGCAAACATTGCCGGGTAAGCTTGATATAATCCTGGAGCGTCTCGACTTCGCCGAAAAGCTCAAAGACAAAAAAGTCTGCGTAAAAATGCACCTGGGTGGAAACGTAGGCTACTCGACTATCCATCCGGTATTTGTGCGCCGTGTCATCTCTTTCATAAAAGCTGCAGGCGGTAAGCCGTTTATTACAGACAACCTCCATTGGGTGCTCACTGCTGCTGAAAGAGGGTACACACCTGAAGTGCTTGGCTGCCCGATTATTCCAGAGGCTGGTTTGAATGATAAGTACGTTTACACCCACAAGATCAATTATAAAAATTTGGAGGAATTCCAAATTGCAGGCGAGATATGGGATTCTGATTTCTTAGTTTGCCTTGCCCACGCAAAAGGCCATGGGAACAGCGGATACGGCGGAAGCATTAAGAACATTGCGCTCGGCTCAATGGTGGCAAAATCACGCCATTGTATGCATATGGTCCAACATGCCGAGACCTACTGGGATGCTAGTAAGTGTACTCATTACATCGACGGATGTAACTTATGTGTAGAAAACTGCAAAGTAAAATGCATGCGTTTTGCTGACGACAAGAAGCTACACGTGGGATTCCATGAATGCAACTTTTGCTTGGAATGCAACGAAATATGTCCCCAAGGTGCCCTAAGCATCCGCGAAGAAATCGCCCATGATTTTCAAGAGGTCATGGCAATTGCAACCGAAATTGTCCTAAATAGGTTCCCTAACGGAAACGCTACATTTATTAACTTTGCAATAGATATAACACCATTGTGCGATTGCGCAGGAATGACAACGCCAAGTCTGGTTCCTGACATAGGAATTTTTGCCTCGAATGACATAGTGGCAGTCGAGAAAGCAACTCTGGACAGCATTGATTATCGCAATTTGCTACCTAATACAATTATCCCTTGGCTGATTTTGCGCAATATCGAAGGCCACTTGTTTAAGAAGATACACGGCGTTGACCCCTATGTTCAGGTTTATGCCTGCGAGCGCCGGGGCTTGGGAAGCACTAATTATGAAATAGAGGAAATATAA
- a CDS encoding HAD-IA family hydrolase codes for MTNLFNGIRAALFDLDGTLIETNIDFARMRRELIALASRHGISEHEVSGLDLLAIVDYVIAHSYAPAEAIRSEAFKKLEEMELARIDEAKEIPGARELIQFLQKERIGVGIVTRNSRRAVEISLAKAGISVDVLLTRDDVKNAKPHPDHLLQALNALRAKPSEAVMIGDHWMDIQGGKAAGTLTVGFLRPDRPDDFFDKEKPDLIVRSLSELLAHFQRFFK; via the coding sequence ATGACTAATTTGTTTAATGGCATACGTGCCGCGCTTTTTGATTTAGACGGCACACTTATCGAGACAAACATAGATTTCGCTCGCATGCGTCGCGAGCTCATTGCCCTAGCCAGTAGGCATGGAATCTCGGAGCATGAGGTTTCTGGTCTAGACCTGCTTGCTATTGTAGATTATGTCATTGCCCATTCGTATGCCCCAGCAGAAGCCATTCGCTCCGAAGCATTTAAAAAGCTTGAGGAGATGGAACTTGCACGAATAGACGAAGCCAAGGAAATACCTGGAGCTCGAGAACTTATTCAATTTTTGCAGAAAGAGCGCATTGGTGTTGGAATTGTCACGCGAAACTCTCGGCGAGCGGTAGAGATATCCCTTGCCAAAGCTGGTATATCAGTGGACGTCTTGCTCACACGCGATGACGTCAAGAACGCCAAACCGCATCCGGACCATCTGCTCCAAGCACTCAATGCCCTCCGCGCCAAACCCTCAGAAGCTGTGATGATTGGCGACCATTGGATGGATATCCAAGGGGGCAAAGCAGCCGGCACGCTTACAGTTGGCTTTCTCCGCCCAGACCGACCTGACGACTTCTTTGACAAGGAAAAACCCGACCTCATCGTTCGAAGCCTCTCGGAACTTTTGGCGCATTTTCAACGTTTCTTTAAATAG
- a CDS encoding glycosyltransferase family 2 protein — MDLSIVIVNWNTRDYLERCLKSLYTYPPHAKFEILVVDNASTDGSAQMVREKFPTVTLLANSENVGYAQGNNQAIESAQGEFILLLNPDVEVKNGALDNLLEFGQAHPEAAAVGCRLVHPNGKVQRSCRSFPKPLGLLFEYTGISKLFPRSKLFGSYRMRYFDYSHEAEVDQPMGSCLLLSRQAIKDVGEFDNQFPIFFNEVDWCYRAKEKGWKIYFTPLAEVIHHGGASTSQAPAQMAVESHRALKRFYEKHYRNKLPIVVYWFIMLAITVNSFFVARMRSLGSEKK, encoded by the coding sequence ATGGATTTGTCAATTGTTATTGTGAATTGGAACACAAGAGACTATCTAGAGCGCTGTTTAAAATCGCTCTACACCTACCCGCCACACGCTAAGTTTGAGATATTGGTAGTAGATAATGCTTCAACTGATGGAAGCGCACAAATGGTCAGAGAAAAGTTTCCCACAGTCACTTTGCTAGCCAACTCGGAGAACGTAGGCTATGCTCAAGGAAACAATCAGGCGATTGAATCGGCACAGGGTGAATTCATACTCCTTCTTAATCCAGATGTCGAAGTTAAAAACGGAGCACTCGATAATCTTCTAGAATTCGGACAAGCCCACCCTGAAGCAGCAGCTGTGGGGTGCCGACTAGTTCACCCAAATGGAAAAGTCCAGCGTTCATGTAGGTCTTTCCCCAAGCCTCTTGGTCTGTTATTTGAATACACCGGCATAAGCAAATTATTTCCCAGAAGCAAACTTTTCGGTTCCTACCGAATGAGATATTTTGACTATTCGCATGAGGCTGAAGTAGACCAGCCAATGGGCTCCTGCCTCCTTCTTTCTCGCCAGGCAATTAAGGATGTAGGCGAGTTTGATAATCAATTCCCGATATTTTTCAACGAAGTTGACTGGTGCTACCGCGCGAAAGAAAAAGGGTGGAAGATATATTTCACTCCGCTAGCCGAGGTTATTCACCACGGTGGTGCAAGCACAAGTCAAGCACCAGCCCAAATGGCAGTAGAATCACATAGGGCGCTAAAACGCTTCTATGAAAAGCATTATAGAAATAAACTGCCTATAGTTGTGTATTGGTTCATAATGCTAGCAATCACTGTAAACTCGTTTTTTGTAGCTAGGATGCGCTCCCTTGGAAGCGAGAAGAAATAG
- a CDS encoding glycosyltransferase family 2 protein, with translation MQIDLSVVIVNWNTCSYLRKCLASVELDRISAMEVIVVDNASADGSQEMVEREFPQAKLIKNTSNLGFSRAANIGIKASNGRYILLLNPDSEVQPGALSALVRFADSNPRAGLLGPKILNADGSLQSSARRFPTPLAALFRNTFLGRLFPNNQYVKQYLMADWDHSSPREVDWLSGAALMLRREMLDEIGLLDERFFMYCEDVDIAYRAKQKGWKAIYFSEAKIIHFLAKSSDQAPNKMILTFHQSMYAFYKKHYADRWSLPIRVIIPIGIFARATLFIANNYIQTFLRLLTLRGRREAMKKEQSSEPQANAKD, from the coding sequence ATGCAGATTGACTTGTCAGTTGTCATAGTAAATTGGAATACTTGCTCTTATTTGCGGAAATGTCTTGCATCTGTTGAGCTCGATAGAATTTCAGCCATGGAGGTTATCGTAGTTGATAATGCATCTGCCGACGGTAGCCAAGAAATGGTGGAGCGTGAATTTCCTCAAGCGAAACTGATTAAAAACACCAGCAACTTAGGTTTCTCACGCGCTGCCAATATTGGAATTAAAGCAAGCAATGGACGATATATCTTGCTTCTTAACCCTGATTCTGAAGTCCAGCCTGGCGCACTTTCTGCATTAGTAAGATTCGCCGATTCAAATCCCAGAGCAGGCTTGCTTGGCCCAAAGATACTAAACGCTGACGGGTCCCTCCAAAGCTCAGCAAGGCGCTTCCCCACCCCGCTAGCTGCGTTATTCCGAAACACTTTCCTAGGAAGGCTATTTCCAAATAACCAGTATGTTAAGCAATACCTAATGGCAGATTGGGACCACAGCTCTCCGCGCGAAGTTGACTGGCTTTCGGGTGCAGCGCTTATGCTTCGACGAGAAATGTTGGACGAGATTGGCTTGCTTGACGAGCGCTTTTTTATGTATTGCGAGGATGTGGATATTGCATATAGGGCAAAACAAAAAGGATGGAAGGCAATCTACTTTTCTGAGGCTAAAATAATCCATTTCCTAGCGAAAAGCAGTGACCAAGCGCCAAATAAGATGATCTTAACATTTCATCAAAGCATGTATGCATTCTACAAGAAACACTATGCCGATAGGTGGTCGCTCCCAATTCGAGTGATTATCCCGATTGGAATTTTCGCACGAGCTACTCTATTCATAGCTAACAACTACATCCAGACATTCTTAAGGCTTCTGACTCTCAGAGGTAGAAGGGAAGCTATGAAAAAGGAGCAAAGCAGTGAGCCTCAAGCCAATGCCAAAGACTGA
- a CDS encoding O-antigen ligase family protein, giving the protein MSLKPMPKTEQQDYLLICQVWILAIIAFLAPLIGGKLDPFGTGILRILALFTGMILLARVLKNSAEIRKGSVLWLSIILFALGLLSFANTVSIHKTLFSVLNLMAYLLIFTATASLPDQRMALGILASLLASAFIVSTLGVREYLLSAKSDWRTFATFFNPDFLAGFMSMVLPIILTWYLSPNQKGISLAAGVGFLGILGAILLTGSRLGTLCAIGGVVFCLLFALAGRSFQKTQAAKLVALILPSLLVLTFFSKPLTSRVSTLRSESYSGAFRIETWKGTIRIIKAHPITGTGLGTFELIYPKYAHVGFTKMAHNSYLQLASESGMSAPIVLVLLIGTVYLSLMTAGLRQQQRDESTCDDWLPHKQLMLCGILGGVAASVARNLVDSDWYISAIGFSFAAILGIGFSLASEPSYTSSGHKTRKAVVVFLFCLTICGIILSLLAITAHQFELRGNSLVRNGNLDEAICAYRTAVRLDYLDSEHMSVLGQAYAARASIRHDASDLLKAEHFLLLATKRTPTSAKSYYQLGKLYEFAGKDKEALNAYHKALAWDQNAVQVLYAKAKLCERMGRPDEALKAYHRMIEIENSPCEQIRAMPEFVETAYVFAHHAIAKQLEKEGNLVRAAQEYKLSLDRIERFEKSLKEVGDILEASGKRDFQRESEIREIALDSQRRLDKLSKVVIQSPNR; this is encoded by the coding sequence GTGAGCCTCAAGCCAATGCCAAAGACTGAACAGCAAGACTATCTGCTGATTTGCCAAGTGTGGATTCTTGCCATAATTGCATTTCTTGCTCCCTTAATTGGGGGCAAACTCGACCCATTTGGCACAGGAATACTGAGAATACTTGCCCTTTTTACAGGTATGATACTTTTGGCAAGGGTGTTAAAGAATTCTGCAGAAATAAGAAAAGGCTCTGTGCTTTGGCTCTCTATTATCTTATTTGCTCTAGGACTGCTTTCATTTGCAAACACAGTATCTATTCACAAAACCCTTTTTTCGGTCCTGAACTTGATGGCATATTTACTGATATTTACAGCTACTGCAAGCCTTCCCGACCAGCGAATGGCGCTCGGAATACTTGCATCTCTTTTGGCATCCGCATTTATTGTGTCAACACTCGGCGTGAGAGAATACCTTTTGTCCGCAAAGTCAGATTGGCGAACTTTTGCAACTTTTTTCAACCCAGATTTCCTAGCTGGCTTCATGTCCATGGTCTTGCCAATAATACTGACCTGGTATCTTTCACCAAACCAAAAAGGTATCTCTCTAGCGGCAGGGGTTGGGTTTCTTGGCATTTTAGGAGCGATATTGCTTACAGGTTCGAGACTCGGCACGCTCTGCGCAATCGGCGGCGTTGTTTTTTGCCTATTATTCGCGCTAGCCGGCAGATCTTTCCAAAAAACCCAAGCCGCAAAGCTCGTAGCGCTCATTCTACCGTCGCTTTTGGTCCTGACTTTCTTCTCAAAACCCCTAACTAGCCGCGTCTCTACACTGCGGTCGGAGTCCTATTCAGGCGCATTTCGCATTGAAACATGGAAAGGCACAATTCGAATTATAAAGGCGCACCCAATTACCGGTACGGGACTTGGAACATTTGAGCTGATATATCCCAAATATGCACATGTTGGATTTACGAAGATGGCACATAATAGCTATCTCCAGCTCGCCTCTGAATCTGGCATGTCTGCTCCCATCGTTTTAGTGCTACTTATTGGAACTGTTTACCTCTCTCTAATGACTGCTGGGTTAAGACAACAGCAGAGGGATGAATCGACCTGTGATGATTGGCTACCGCACAAGCAATTAATGCTTTGTGGCATTCTGGGCGGTGTTGCCGCATCAGTCGCAAGGAATCTTGTTGATTCTGATTGGTATATCTCAGCAATTGGTTTCTCATTTGCAGCGATACTTGGCATCGGATTTTCGTTGGCATCAGAACCTTCTTATACTTCCTCAGGACACAAAACACGCAAAGCTGTAGTAGTTTTCTTATTTTGTCTCACTATCTGCGGCATTATTTTATCGCTACTCGCCATCACGGCACATCAATTTGAGCTTAGAGGAAATTCTTTGGTGAGAAACGGCAATCTCGACGAAGCAATTTGCGCCTACCGAACCGCCGTGCGGCTTGACTACCTTGACAGTGAGCACATGAGTGTACTTGGGCAAGCATATGCCGCCCGCGCGAGTATTCGGCATGATGCAAGCGACCTTCTAAAAGCAGAACATTTCTTATTGCTTGCTACCAAGCGAACACCAACATCAGCTAAAAGTTATTATCAACTTGGAAAGCTATATGAGTTTGCCGGCAAAGACAAAGAGGCGTTGAATGCATATCATAAAGCGCTAGCATGGGACCAAAATGCCGTTCAGGTTCTTTATGCCAAAGCAAAACTTTGCGAACGCATGGGTCGTCCAGACGAAGCTTTAAAGGCCTACCATCGAATGATAGAAATTGAAAACAGCCCATGCGAGCAAATTAGAGCAATGCCAGAGTTTGTTGAAACTGCATATGTGTTCGCTCATCATGCCATTGCAAAACAACTTGAAAAAGAAGGCAACCTAGTGAGGGCCGCTCAAGAATACAAACTTTCGCTAGATAGAATAGAACGCTTTGAAAAATCGTTAAAGGAAGTCGGCGATATCCTAGAAGCAAGTGGAAAGCGAGATTTTCAGCGCGAGTCCGAAATTAGGGAGATTGCTTTAGATTCTCAACGGCGCCTTGATAAACTGAGCAAAGTTGTTATACAATCACCAAACCGCTAG